The window TCGAACTCGTAGTCGTCGGACTGCTGGACGTCGACGTAGGGGACGTACTGCTTGGCGTCCTTGTTCCACGTCGGGCACTGGGTGAGGAAGTCGACGTGGGCGAAGCCGTCGTGCTGGATGGCCTCCTTGAGTATCTCCTGGGCCTGGTTCGGGTTGACGGCCGCGGTCCGGGCGACGTAGGAGGCGCCCCCGACCAGTGAGAGCGAGAGCGGGCGGATGGGCGCCTTCGCGGAGCCGTGGGGCTGGGTCTTCGACTTGTGGCCCATCGGGGAGGTGGGCGAGGTCTGGCCCTTCGTCAGCCCGAATATCTCGTTGTTGAACACGATGTAGGTCATGTCGTGGTTCTCCCGGGCGGTGTGGATGAAGTGGTTCCCGCCGATGCCGTAGCCGTCGCCGTCACCACCCGCGGCGACCACCTCCAGCCCGGGGTTGGCGAGCTTGGCGGCCCGGGCGACCGGGAGCGACCGGCCGTGGATGGAGTGGAAGCCGTAGCTCTCGAAGTACGAGGAGAGCTTGCCCGAGCAGCCGATGCCCGTGACGAGCAGCACCTCCTCGGGCGTGTAGCCGAGGTCACCCATGGCCCCTTTCAGCGCCTTCAGGACGCCGAAGTCGCCACAGCCGGGGCACCACGTGGCCTGCGGTTCGATACCGGGGGTGAACGCTTCCCGGTCGGTCGGCTCGCGGTCCGAGTCGTCGTCGTGCTGGTGGAGTGGTGTGAAACTCATCAGTCGCTCCCCGCGGGGACGTAGCGCGTGGACGCGGTCGCGGGGTCACCGCTGCCCAGGCCCTCGACGGCCTCCACGATCTCGTGGGGCTCGAAGGGTTCGCCGTTGTACTTGAGGAGGCTGTGCAGGATGTCGCCGTAGGCGCCGAGTTCGCGCTGGACGAGACCTCGGAACTGTCCCGATGCGTTCATCTCGACGACGAG of the Haloglomus salinum genome contains:
- a CDS encoding thiamine pyrophosphate-dependent enzyme, translating into MSFTPLHQHDDDSDREPTDREAFTPGIEPQATWCPGCGDFGVLKALKGAMGDLGYTPEEVLLVTGIGCSGKLSSYFESYGFHSIHGRSLPVARAAKLANPGLEVVAAGGDGDGYGIGGNHFIHTARENHDMTYIVFNNEIFGLTKGQTSPTSPMGHKSKTQPHGSAKAPIRPLSLSLVGGASYVARTAAVNPNQAQEILKEAIQHDGFAHVDFLTQCPTWNKDAKQYVPYVDVQQSDDYEFDHHDRREASEMMHDVEDALHEGEVLTGRFYHDPDRPSYQQEKREHGDVPEDPLAERYHDDDAEWERSYDLMDAHK